The following nucleotide sequence is from Mycobacterium sp. Z3061.
CGCCTGCTCGACCACACGCTGGAGGTGTGCCAGGCGCTGTGGACGCAGCGGCGGGGCGTCTACAGCTCGCCGGAGCTGTCGTTCGACGGCATCCATCAGATGCCAAAACCGATGCAGCCCAATGGAATTCCAATTTGGGTGAGTGGGACCGTCAATCCGGCCGTCGCCAAGCGGTTGAGCAGGTTCGGAATGCGCTGGATCCCGTGGGGTCCGGCCATCACCGATCTCCAAGGCGCGATCCCGGCGATGAAGCGCGCGATCGCCGACACGGGTGCAGACCCGGATGGACTCCGGGTGCAGGGTTCGGCGGTCCTGGTCAGAGGCGCCGATCGCCGGATCGATGTGGATGCCTCGGTTGCGGTGGTCCCGCGCATCGTGGCGGACGGCGCCACCGACATCCGCTTCTCGGGATCGGTGCCCTCCGATCCCGGGCAGGCCCAGGAGATGCTGGCAGACCTGGTCGGCGCCTTTCGTAAGGTCACCGACTGATCAGATCGCGGCGACCAGCTTGCTGTACTGCGGGCAGTAGGCCCGGACGGAGATGGCGACGAAGTCCTCGGCGTGGGCCGCGAAGTCCGGGCTGCTGGAACGGAATTGCGCGACCACCTCTTGCACCGTCATGCCCTGTCCGATGTTCTGGCACACCGTCTTGCCGTTGAAGACGGCGGCTTCAGGGTTGGCGAATTGGATGCCCTTGTCGTTGAGCGCGGCGATGTACCGGCTGTCCTGGTCCGCCGTGGACGAGACGGTGGTGGTGGCCGGTGCCGTGGTGGTCACCGGCGCGGCCGTGGTTCGCGTCGGCTCCGAGGCTGTCTCGGACGTGTTGTTCTTGTGCATCAACCAGCCCGCGACCACGATCACCACGGCCAGGGCCAGGCAGATGAGCAGGACGGTGGCGGCTCGGGTCCACGCCGTGGTCCAGGACTGGTCGACGTCGGCCTCTTCGGGGACTGCGGCGGGGTTTGCCCGGCTGCCGGGCGCCGACGCACTGTCCTGAATGTCCGGCAGCTCGTTGCCGCTCGACCACGCCAGGTTCGCCGACTCTGCCGTCTCGCCCGCGTTGTAGTCGGCGCCTCCGACCCGGTCGACCATGGGGGTCATGGTAGTCCGGGCGGACCGTCTCAGGTCAGGTGGCGGTTGCGCCAGCGGGACAGGCGACCGCTCGGAGACTGAATCGCGGCCATCACCGAGCTCATCGACGATGCCACCGACTTGGCGTGTTCCTGCGGGTGTGCGGTGGGAACCGCGGGCGCGTCGCCCACCCACCAGGTCGGCGACAACAACGCCGATGTCACCGGAATCGCCCGCTCGACGCTGGCCCGCCCCCACCGGTAGGCGCGGTCGATCGCGGTGGTGGACGGGGCGAGGTTGATCGGCGACAGGGTCGGCTCGAAGCGGACGAGGTGGTCGGCATAGGGCAGGTTGCGCAGCATCTGCAGCTGGATCGCCTGCAGGATCGGGGCCAGCCACAGATGTCGCGAATCCCATTGCGGGTGAAAGCAATCGAACGCCAGGTAGCAAGCGTTGCGGGTGCCGATCTTGCCGTCGCGCACGCGCTTCCAGGCCAGCTCCACGGGTACGTTACTGGCCGCGCCGCCGTCGACCAGCGCCGCGATATCCCGCTCGGCGAACAGGTCCTCGAGCAGTGGCAGCATCCGTGCGTCGCTCGTCTCGTGGTGCAGCACACCGGGAATCGCCGAGGAGAAGGACGCCGCGTCGAGGACGTCGAAGTCGAGTGCCGGATCATCGCCGGAGATCACGATCGGCTTGACCACCCGCAGGTCGATGAACGCCGAGACTTGCCACATGCGGGCCGCCACCAATGGCCCGATTCCGATGGGGCGGAAGGGAAGTGAGCGAAGTTGTAAAGCCGCCAGCTCGGGGCGGCGAAACCGTGAGGGCAGCGCCGCGTACGGTTGCCGGCGGACTCCGGCGACCACGACGTCGAACGGAATCGCCAGATCCGACATCCGCATGCGCTCGCCGTCTTCTGTGCTGAGCAGGGCGTGCGCGAACTGGTCGAAACGCAGCGCGAACAGGCCGGCCATCCCGTGGCGGCGCCGCACCCGCTCGGGCCCGAGGATGGCGCGGTAGGACACCGTTTTGGCCCAGGCCACGTACTCCTCGATCGGCACCGGAAGTTCGCGGGCGACCAGGCTGCCGATGATCGACCCGAACGACGAGCCGATCATGTAGTCGGGCACCTGGCCGGATTCCAACAGGCGCGCCATACCGCCGATGTAGACGAAGCCGGCGCCACCACCGCCGCCGAGCACGGTGACGAGCTTCTTGTAGCCCACCTCGGCGTCGAGTTCGGCAGCCGAGAAGTCGTTGCGGTGGCGATCGATGAGTACCTGTCGCTGGTCTTCCTGGTCGTCGGCCAGGCCGGCCAACACCTCGCGTGCCGCCGTCAACGCCTTGACCTGGTCGGGTTCCTCGCGCAACGGAGCGAACAACGCATCGACGACCCTGGATCGCCACGGTCCGATTTCCGCGCCGACCGAGATGTCCCCACGGCCCCGGGCGCCACCCGGGCCCGCCACCCCCGGTTCGAAGTCGGCCAGCCGGGCGAAGTTCAGGATGTAGCGCAGTCTGCGCAGTTGCTCGTCGCTGAGTACGTCTGGGTTGGCCAGGTGGTTGCGCACCAGCCGGTTTTCCATCTTCTGCAACAGCAGGGCTGGGTCCGCCGACGGCAGGTCGACGGTGTCCAGGGCGGCATCGGTGGCTTTGGTCTCGTCGTCCTCGATGTCCTCGAGGGCCGGCACGAGGTCGAACGCGGGCGCTCGGTGACCCCTGCGGGCACCGAATCGGCCGCGGACTATGTCGGCGAACGGGATCTCCATGAGGAACCACCCTCTCATGGGTGGCTCCCGCTGGTGCCTACCGTCCGGGGACGGGGACCGTGGGCATGGCGGTGGTGCCAGGCCAGCAACCCAGCGGGCTGATGCCCTTGTTGATCGCGGCGGTGATGCAGTTCTGGACGACCACGTTGGGGTCGTTGCTGATGGAGCGCGACAGGATCTCGTTGGCCTTGGCCTGAGCCTCGGCCGTGCGCTGAGACTCGACCGCGATCGAAGTTTGCGCGCGCTGCTGGTTGAGCTGATTGATCTTGTCCTCGGTGCCCTGGTCGTACTGGATGGTGGGCACGTTGATGTCGAAGATGTCGACCTGTTCGCCTACATCCTTGCGCATCAGGTCGGCGGCGCGCTTGGCGAGATTGGGCAACGGCGAGACGTCGAGGTTCTGCGGGTCCAGCGGGTTGAACGCGGCGAACACCTCGTTGAGCGCCACGGACAGGTTCCGCTCGATCAGATTGACGCGGACATTGTCGAATGTCTTGTACTGCTGGAAGAGTTCGGGCGCGGCGTGCTGTTTGAGCTGCCAGCGGATGCTGACGTCCGCCCAGGCGGTGGACTGGTTGCCCAGTCGCACCATGATGCGCTCGTCGTGGTTGCCGTCCTTGACGTACTTGTCGATCTGCACCGCACCGTCCATCTGGTGGGTCATCTGCCACGGCCACTTGCCGTGAAACCCGTTGTTCAGACTCACCCCGGTGGGGCGGCCAAAGGTGGTGACGATCGCGATCTGGCGGGTACCGACGATGGTGAAACAACCCAGCAGGAAGAACAGGACTGCGGTCGCCAGCGCGCCGATCACCACCGTCCTGCGGCGGCTGCGGGCCTTGTCCTCCCGGCTGATCAGCCAGCCCAGCGCCGCAACGCCGGCCACGATCAGGCTCACGACGAACATCACGATCTGCCACGTCATTCCAGACTCCTTCTCCTGTGGTGTGGGAAGACTCTAAGCTGCCGCCATGGCCATCGATCGTGCCGCGCTCATTGCGGGCAGTATCCGACTCGCGTCGGGGATCTCGTTCCTCGTCGACCCCGACCGTGCGAACCGGCTGTGGGGCACTCCGCACCAGCCGGACGCGCAAGCGCGACTGCTGTTGCGGTCCATGGGATACCGCGACGCATTGATCGGCGGGCTGCTTGCCGCGGCAGCGTTGCGTGGCAAGAACACCCGCGGCTGGTTCTTGGCTTCCGGTGGAGCGGACGCGGCCGACCTGCTCGGCGGGGTGAGCGTGCATCACGACTTGACGCGCCCACAACAAGTCATCGGCCTCGGTGGCGCGATTGTCGGTGTCGGAGTGGGGCTTTGGGGTGCGGCGCGTCCGGCCAAGCGTGCTGAGCTACCGCCCGCGGCCGATTAGCTCCAGGGACCGATTCCGCCGACCTTGTCGATGCGGATGCGCGTCAGGAATCCCGGCGGTGCACCGGCCGGCGGGAACACGGCCGGGTCCGACAGGGTCTGCGCGAGTTCGCGCAACAGTTCCGGCGCGCCCCCGTCGACGATTCGAGCCGTGCCGTTGATCGCGAGGTACGGCCGCATGTCGCCGTGCGGGTCATCGGTCGAGACGATGGTGACCGCAACGCGGGGATCGTTGCGGACGTTGCGCACCTTCTTGTGTTCGGCCAGATGGGCGGTGACGAGTTCGTCTCCGTCCGGCGTCGACTGCAGCGCAACCCAAACCACACTCACCTGGGGGCTGCCGTCGGGATTGAGGGTCACCAGGGTGGCGTCGGCGCCCTTGCCGATCAGTTCGCGTGCCGCGTCGTTGAGCTTCATGCGTTGTTCTACCGCCGCGGTCAGGAATTAATTCCCAACAGGAGGTCTTCATGTCAGAGTGGACGCGGCGAGAGGGAACGACATGCGCTACGGGGTTCTGACCTTTATCACCGACGAGGGCATCAGGCCCGACGAGCTGGGCCCGGCGTTGGAGCAGCGCGGCTTTGATTCGCTGTTTCTTGCCGAGCACACCCATATCCCCGTCAACCATGACAGCCCTTTCCCCAGCGGTGGCCCGATTCCCCGGAAGTACTATCGACCGCTGGACCCGTTCGTGGCGTTGACCGCGGCGGCGGTCACCACCGAAACTCTGCTGCTGGGCACCGGAATCGCTCTGGTCCCGGAGCGGGATCCGATCGTGACGGCCAAGGAAGTCGCGTCTCTGGACCTGTTGTCGGGCGGCCGATTCATCTTCGGTGTCGGCGTGGGATGGCTGCGCGAGGAGGTCGCCAACCACGGCGTCGATCCCGCGGTACGTGGTCGGGTCTCCGATGAACGGCTACGCGCGATGATCGAGATCTGGACACGGGAGGAGGCCGAATTTCACGGGAAGTACGTCGATTTCGACCCGATCTACAGCTGGCCGAAGCCGGTGAGCAAGCCTCATCCGCCGATTTACGTCGGCGGCGGTCCGGCGAGCTTCAAGCGGATCGCGGCGCTGAACGCGGGATGGATCGCGATAACCCCGACGCCGGAGTTGCTGGCGGGTCCGCTCGAGGAGCTGCGTGCGATCGCTGGCCCCGACGTTCCGGTGACCGTCTGCCAATGGGGTGACGCCACGGCCCAGACCCTGGAGGGTTACGGGCCGCTGGGGGTGGAGCGGGTTCTACTCGGGCTGGAGACCGCGCCGCGCAAGGAGTCGCTGCGAAGCCTGGACGAGCTGGCCGGGATCGCTGGATTAGCTTGACGTTTCAGGCAAAGACGATGCGCAGCCGCTCCCACCCACGCACCGTCGACGTCGGCGCGAGCTTGAGGCTGTCGTAGTCGACGTTCCATTCGGGCCACCGGTTGAGTAGTTCGTCGAGAGCGACCCTGCCTTCCAGGCGGGCCAGGTTGGCGCCCAGGCAATAGTGCACGCCCTTGCCGAAGGTGAGGTGCGAGATGTTGTCCCGGTGCAGGTCGAAAGTGTCAGGATCCTTGTAGCGCAACGGATCCCGGTTCGCGGACCCGAAGAGAAGCAGGACGGCGCTGCCCGCCGGGACGGTGGTGCCGTAAGCCTCGAAATCGCGGATGGTGTAGCGGGCGACGTGCGGGCCGGTCGGCTCGAAGCGCAGCGTCTCATCCACCGCGCGCGTCAACAGGGAACGATCCTGCTCGACTTCCCGACGCTGATCGGGGTGCTCGGCGAGAACCTTGGCCAGCCAGCCGATCAGCCGGCCCGTCGTCTCGTTACCGGCGCCGGCGACGACCTGGGTGTAGTGCAGGACTTCCTTGCGGGTCAGCTTGCGTATCACGCCGCTCTCGTCCTCGAACTCGACATTGAGCAACGCGGTCATCAGATCGTCGGACGGGTTCTTGGCGCGCCAGTCCACATAGTCGGCGTAAATACGCCCGTCGGCAATCGAATCCGGGTCTGCCACCTTCATCGGTGTGCCGGGCTTGGTGCGCAGGTTGGCGTCGTTGGCGTCGCGCACCCCGATCTGGTCATCCTCGGGAATGCCCAGCAGCATGCCGATGACGCGCATCGGCATCATGGACGCGAGTTCGGCGATGATGTCGAAACCGTCCGAGCCGACCAGGGGATCCAGGCACCGGACGCAGTAGGCCCGGATCTGGTCCTCGATGGCGGCCATCCGGCGCGGAGTGAAGACCCGCGACATGACCCCGCGCAACATGGTGTGTGTCGGCGGGTCTTCGAACATCATCACACCCGGCGGCATGGGGAACTTGGACTGGATCAGCTCCAGGATGTCACTTCGACTGTTGGAGAACGTTTCCCAATCCGACAGCGCCTTCTCGACGTCGGCGTGCCGGGAGATCGCCCAGAAGTTGTAGCGCTCGTTGTAATACAGCGGTGCCTCGTCGCGCAGCCGGGCGAAGGTGGGGTAGGGGTTGGCGGTGATGTTGACGTCGTAGGGGTCGTAATACACATCGGTGTCCGAAGTGATGGTCACGGCAGGTCCTTTCGCTACTTCAGGCAACTTCCCGCGTCCACGGGCAGGGTGACGCCGGTGATGTAGCGCGCCTCATTGGAGGCCAGGAACAGCACCGCGTTGCTGATGTCCTCGGCGTTCACCCAGGGGATGGGCAGCGTGTGGAAGCTCTGACAGATCGGCGCCAGATCATCGGGTCCCGGATTTTCCAGATCGGGCCGAAATAGCCGGAATGTGGTCTCGTTGATCAGCAGGGGCGTATTCACATGGGTCGGGTGCACCGAATTGACCCGGATGTTGCGCGGGCCGAGCTCGACGGCGAACGACCGCATCAACCCGACCACGCCGTGCTTGGCCGCCACGTAGTGACCGGTGTGGGCATAGGACTTCAGGCCAGCCACTGAACTGGTCAGCACGATCGAGCCGCCGCCGCCGGAAAGCAGATGTGGCACGGCGGCTTTCACCGACTTCCAGACGCCGGTGAGGTTGACGTCGATCATCTCCTGCCACAGGTCTTCGGTCATCCGGTCCAACCGGACGCCACCGGTGCCGATGCCGGCGTTGGCGACGACGATGTCCAGGCGGCCGAGTTGCTCGACCCCGCTGTCGACGGCGGCTTTGAGCGCGTCGTAGTCGCGGACGTCGACCTCCGCGGTGACCACCCGGCGGTCACAACCCTTGATCAGATCGGCGGTTTCCGCCAGATCCTCCGGTGTCGATGCGGGGGCCGGGGAGTTGTCGAAAGGCCGGCAGATGTCGATGGCGATGACGTCGGCGCCTTCTTGCGCCAGTCGTACGGCGTGGCTACGGCCCTGGCCGCGCGCCGCGCCGGTGACGAACGCGACCTTGCCTGCTACCCGGCCGGGCATCGGCACCCTCCTCGTTGAGTAACCTCGTTACTCCCGGTACAGTAACCCCGTTACTGAGTTGGGGCAAGACTCGAGGCAAGGGCGGACGTGGTTAGCGCTGAGGTCATGACCGAGCAGTCCGACCCCATCCTTGATGTCGTCGTCGACATCCTGGAAACCGAGGGCTACGACGCCGTGCAACTCCGCGAAGTCGCCAAGCGTGCGCGTACCTCACTGACCACCATCTACAAGCGGTTCCCCACCAGGGACGCGTTGATTCTGGCCGCCCTGCAACGCTGGATGGATGAGAACCGGTATGCCGGTCTGGCCTCGCAGACACCTGAACCCGACGAATCCATATACGACGGCCTGATGAGGGTTTTCCGGACCATTTTCGAGCCCTGGGAACGTCATCCCGACATGTTGCGCGCCTACTTCCGCGCGCGGTCGGCGCCGGGTGGGCAACGTCTCGTCAGCCGCGGTCTGGATGCGGTGATACCGGCCGCGATGGCCGTGCTCGCAGGCGCGGAACCGGATCTGGTCGAGGAGCTGCCGCCGATCGTGTCCAACCTCGCATACGGTTTGGTCGCACGATTCGCCGCCGGAGAAATCCCGATCACCGAGATCCTGCCGACGCTGGACCGCGCCCTGTTCCGGCTGACCGCTAACGCGGCGAGAGGATGATCACCGGGATCTCCCGGTCCGTCCACCGCTGGTACTTCTCGAAGTCCGCGTAGAGATCGACCAACCGCGGCCACAACGCGGCGCGCTGCTCCGGCGAAGCGACATGCGCCGAAACCTCAAGATTGCGTTGCCCTTTCACGTGGATACGGGTGTCGGGGTTGGCGACGAGGTTGAAGTACCACTGCGGATTCTTGGGATGGCCGCCCTGCGAGGCGACGATGACGAAGTCGTCCCCGTCGCGCATGTAGAGCAGGGGAGTGGTGAACAGTTTTCCCGATTTGCGGCCCCGGTGCTCGAGAAGCAGGGTCGGCACCGGCTTGTCGAAGCCGGCGCCGATGCGCCACTTGTTGCCGATGCGGCCGTTGGTCAGCTTGAAGACCGCCACGTGCGCCTTCGCCGAGTACTTGATGATCTTGGCCGTCGCCGGAGAGGCCAGGCCCTCGGGTTTTTCTTCGGGCAGCGAAAATTTCGGCATCTGACTATCGGTCCCTTGGTTTACGACGCCTTGGCGTACCGGCGAACCAGTTGGCCTTCTCGGAACGTGCTGGAGTGGTCCCGGCCGTTCTTGTCGCGACCGAAAAAGGTCCACCTCGTCGATCCGGCCTGCGGGGTGCTGATCATCTTGACCTGGTAAGGGAGATGTTCGGAGTCCACCGTGCCAATGGTGTCACCTACCCGGATCTCCGATGGATGAATCTCGGGTGCATCGCACCAATTGTCTGTGGGCATGCACCCATCCTCCACTATGTGCGCAGGTGATCGTCGCCGATCCCTATTCATGGCCCGCGGTGGAAGTGCCTGGGTGGTGGCGTAGCGTCAGGCGCGAGCCTTTTCGTTGTCAGCGATGGTGACCAGTAGCCAGCTACGGGCCGTGCCTCAGGGCAATGCGATTCCTCCGTCGTCCCGCACCCGCGGGACGGACGATGCCGAGCATGAAGGAAGAGCCCCGGTGAGCACCGTCAACCCTTCGCTGGGGATGCGACGCCAGTCCACCCCGATACGTCTCACTCTGGCGAACGAGCTGGGCAATGACATCGACGGGGCCTGGTGGCCCCGGACCGACCGGATCGGCGTTGAGTTGCCGGAGCTCATCCTGGCGCTGCGGGCGCGACTTGGTGAGATCACGAACATCGCGGTCAACTGGCCGCCGCTGCAACGACCACCCGACTTGAACTGGCAGGGCTGGCAGCACAAGCAGCAGCACGTGATGACGGTGACGGGTGCCGACGCGCTGGCCAACGTCCTGATCGTGCCGTACTCCACCAACGGCACGCTGGCGTTGATGATGCTGCGCCGGGCCGCCGACCTGCCCATCGCCACCGCCCACCGCGACACGGTGCCGTTCCAGACCGCAGGCTCGATCCTCTATGCGGCGCGCCAGCAACGCGCGACCACCTGAACGCGGGCCGGCCGGGCTCAGGTCACGTAATCACCCCGAACGCGGCGGCGTCGCGGGCGAATTGCTCTGGCGCGTCGGGTCGGGCATCGGGGCCTTCGAGCCGGAACGAACTCGGTGCCAGCGGGCCGAACAGCAGCGCGCGCCGCAATTGCGGCCAGTTGTCCAGCTGCGGCTCCACTCCGGCCGCGCGGGCGAAGGTCAGGGCGACACGGTCCATGCGTGTCTTGCCGCCGCCGGCTTCGATCCGATGGACGGGCTCGGCCGGAGCGGGGATCGCGCCGCCCCAGGTGTATGCGATCCACCGGGCCTGAAGCTCCAGTGGCACGAAGTAGCCGCCGGACTGATCCCACAGACCCACGAACGCCAACCCGGGCAGATCCGGGTGGAAGGTGTAGCGGTCGGCGTCGAAGGAGGTACTGCCGGCGTTGAGCACCGCCTTGATGTCTTCATCGAGGAACGGCAGGCTCAGCCGGTAGCCGGTGCCGAACAGGATTGCGTCGAACTCCTCAGCATGTCCATCGGCGAAGGTCACGCGCGATTCCGTGACCGACGTTATCCACGGCCGCAACGTGATTCGGCCCGCGGCGACCAGCGGCAGATACCCGTCGTTCAAGGTGAGGCCGGCCACGGCGATCGACGGATCGGGTGCCGGTGCCGCGTAGTCCGCCGGGTTTCCGCCGGCATCGATCACCAATTGCTCGATCAGGCAGTCGAATTCGTCCGGTGGTAGCGATTCGCCGGCCAAGGCGTGGTAGCGGGTGAACATCCGGTGATCCGACGGCACGCCGGCCACGAACTTCGGCAGGACGTAGCGCTGCCGTCGCTGCGTCACCGTCACCTGAGCGGCACCGCTCTGGGCGAGCTCCGTCGCGACCTCGAGGGCGCTGATCGCACCGCCGGCCACCAGCACACGGCTACCCTGGTAACGCGCAGGCCCGCGATAGTGATAGGTGGACGCGCAACCGAGAGTGCCGGAAAAAGCTTCCAACCCAGGAACATTCGGGATAGCAGGCAGATGAAAGCGGCCGGGGGCCACGACGACGCGATCGAAACGTTCGTCAGTGCCGGAGTGGTCAAGCAGCCAGCCCTTGTTCACCTGTCGGAGCCGGTCGACACGCGTGCCGAACCGAATACGCGGCGTGACCTCGAACATGTCGGCGTAGCGGTGCAGGTAGGCAAGGACGTCGTGATTCGACGGGTAAGCCGGGCCGTCCTCGGGTGCCAGGTCGCCGAACGCGGTCATGATCCGGCTGCTGTTGGTGTGCATCGCCGGCCACACGCCGCTGCTGCCTTGCAGGCCTGCCCACTGGCCACCCAGCGTCGGCGCCTGTTCGAAGATGGTCGGGTCGAAGCCCTGCGCCAGTAGCCAGCGCGCCGCGACGAGCCCGCCGGGACCGGCCCCGATCACCGCCACGCTGTCTGGCACACAGGGAACTGTCCCACACCGCGCCCTCGGATCGCCGAGATTGCACCCTTGGTCGCGATTCGCACGCCGGCGCGACCACTGCGGCGATCTCGGCGAACGGCCCTACTTGAAGCGCCCCAGCACCCGGCGCACCAGACCCTCGGACTCACCAGTCGGAGGCTGCCGGTTGACGTACGGCCACGGCTGATTGCGCTCAGGCACCGACGACGCCCGGGCCTGCTTGAGCTGCATCCGCAGGTGCTGCCGCAACTCGTGCAGGTCGGGGTCGGACCAACGGTTTTGTGCCTCAACGGGATCGGCGGTCAGGTCGTAAAGCTCCCACTGGTCGTCGATCGGGTCGGTGCGGTAGACCTCGCCACCGATCCCGTTGGCCGCGAGATGCCGCACACCGGGTTCGGTCCAGGTGGCCGGATCGTCGAAGGTGCGAACCAGCTTCCACAAATGCCCCGACCCGCCGTCCTCGTCCGATACCCGCACGACCAGGCCCTCAAAGTTGGAAGCCACGTGCGCCGGAAGCTTGATGCGAAGCGGCGCAGGCGGATTCACGTCGCGGCCCAGTTGGCGGGACAGCGCGGAAGCGCCGGTGTCGCCTTCGAGCACATTGTCGCGGGTCATCAGGTAGACGGCGCGGTCCTCGTCGGCGGGCGCGCCGTCGACGACCGGCATCAGGTCGCGGCCGGGCAGCGGGTGCACCTCGGAGAATGACTCGGCTAGTTGTTTCGCCACCGCTTCGACGTCGACGCCGGCCGCGCCCAGCAGCGTCGGCACCAGGTCGACGTGCGACGTCGGCGCCGCCACGCTGCGAGCCCCGGTCGCGTTCGCACCGATGCGGGCGATCACGAACGGCACCCGGGTGGCCTCGTCGTAGAGGTTGAACCACTTCTGGTGCAGCCCGCCGTGGGCTCCGAGCAGGTCACCGTGGTCGGAGGTGCGCACCAGCACCGCATTGTCGGAGCCGCCGTCGGTGACCGCCCGACGGACCCGGTCGATCGGTGTGTCCACCTCGGCGTGCAGCCGGTAGTACAGGTCGCGGTAGCGCTGGGTGTTGCGCTTGTAGGAACGGCTGATGGCCGGTGACGGACCGTACCCGGAGTAGTAGGCCTCGCGGAAGGCGATCTGCGCGGCCGGCTTGGTGGACAGATCCTCATCCGCGGTGGGCGGCGGCGGCACCTGCGGCGGGTCCAGCGGGGAGGGCTGGATCGGGCTGCGCCGCACCCAGGCCGGGAACAACACGATGTCGTGTGGGTTGACGAAGCTGGCCACCAGCAAGAACGGGCGTTGGGCGGCCGCGTCGCCGGCACGCCGGCGGGCGTAGCGGTCTTCCAGCCAGGCAACCACCCGATCGGCGATCAGCGGGTCGCGGCGGTAGCCGCTGTTGGCGTTCCCGGCGCCGTGCGGTTCGGGTCCAACCCAGCCCGAGAAGCCGTAGGCGTCGAGCCGGTCGGCGTCGAGATAGCGCTGAACCGCTGCCTGGTCGACGACGCCGTCGTCGTCGTTGGTCGCCAGCGACCCGCCGGTCGCCGGGTCCTCGAGGTCGGCGTGCGAGATGTGCCACTTGCCGTCGTAGTGGGTGTCGTATCCCGCCGCGCGGAACCAGTTGCCCAGCGTCGGCACCTCGCCGGCGCGCAGCCAGCGCAGCCGCGAGTCGTCGAAACGCTTGCCGATGCCGTCGGTCTGGGTGACCCCGTGCAGGTCGGGGTACTGGCCGGTGAAGATTGTCGGACGGCTCGGCACGCAGGCCAGCGAGCCGGTGTAGTGCCGGGTGAAGTTCACGCCGTGCTCGTCGAACCAGCGCCGGCCGGCCAGTGTCTGCTGTCGCCAGGCCAGGAGTTCGTCCGACTCGTACGGCGGCACCGCCCGCTCTTCGTCGGTCATCACGATGACGATGTCGGGGCGGTCAGACATGCGCGTTCTCCATTCGTTGTGCCAGGCCGGCCAGCAGCGCATCGGACTGCTTGGCCAGGACCCGCAGCGCCACCCATTCGGCCATGCGGGCCGGCCGACCGGTCCCGACCTCGACCGTGCTGATCAGGGCGACGGCGGTCTGGGCCCCCACCGGGCGCAGCGTCCAGCGGTTGGCGACCCGGCGCAACCGGGCCGGCAGTCCTTGGATGTCGTAGGCGAGGGTCACGGGCGGATCGAAGTCGGTGATCCGCTCCACCAAGGTGTTCGGCCCCACCTGAACCCGGCGGGTGGTGCCCAGCGGCCCGCCGTCCGGCCCGTGGTTGAGGATGCACGAGTGGTCGACGCCGTCCGCCCAGGAACTCAGCGCTCCGAAGTCGGCGAGGACATCCCAAATCGCCTGCGGCTGCGCCGCTATGGTCCGACTGCGGCTGATATCTCCCACCCCGCCATCCAACACCATGACGCCAGTCCTGTCGGCCGATCGGGCCGAGCGGCGCGCGCACACCCGCTACCAGCGCTTTTTCACGCGCGTCCGCGATGAAGGGGAGGTCTGGTTGCTCCGTGGCGGGTGTCGCTACGGTAATGGGCGACTAGTCCGACACCGACCGGCACGAGAAGGCGGCAGAGCACGCAATGTATGACCAAGCGAATTTCGACGCGACGGATCCCGCCGACGTCGGCTCACGCATCGATCCGGTTCTGGCCCGCAGTTGGCTGCTGGTCAACGGCACGCACGCCGACCGATTCGAGGCGGCCTCGCACTCGCGCGCCGACATCGTGGTGTTCGACATCGAGGACGCGGTGGCGCCCAAAGACAAGGTGAGTGCCCGCGACAACGTGGTGCGGTGGTTGGGCGCCGACAAGAACGACTGGGTTCGGGTGAACGGC
It contains:
- a CDS encoding mycofactocin-coupled SDR family oxidoreductase, with translation MPGRVAGKVAFVTGAARGQGRSHAVRLAQEGADVIAIDICRPFDNSPAPASTPEDLAETADLIKGCDRRVVTAEVDVRDYDALKAAVDSGVEQLGRLDIVVANAGIGTGGVRLDRMTEDLWQEMIDVNLTGVWKSVKAAVPHLLSGGGGSIVLTSSVAGLKSYAHTGHYVAAKHGVVGLMRSFAVELGPRNIRVNSVHPTHVNTPLLINETTFRLFRPDLENPGPDDLAPICQSFHTLPIPWVNAEDISNAVLFLASNEARYITGVTLPVDAGSCLK
- a CDS encoding nitroreductase family deazaflavin-dependent oxidoreductase → MPKFSLPEEKPEGLASPATAKIIKYSAKAHVAVFKLTNGRIGNKWRIGAGFDKPVPTLLLEHRGRKSGKLFTTPLLYMRDGDDFVIVASQGGHPKNPQWYFNLVANPDTRIHVKGQRNLEVSAHVASPEQRAALWPRLVDLYADFEKYQRWTDREIPVIILSPR
- a CDS encoding cytochrome P450, whose product is MTITSDTDVYYDPYDVNITANPYPTFARLRDEAPLYYNERYNFWAISRHADVEKALSDWETFSNSRSDILELIQSKFPMPPGVMMFEDPPTHTMLRGVMSRVFTPRRMAAIEDQIRAYCVRCLDPLVGSDGFDIIAELASMMPMRVIGMLLGIPEDDQIGVRDANDANLRTKPGTPMKVADPDSIADGRIYADYVDWRAKNPSDDLMTALLNVEFEDESGVIRKLTRKEVLHYTQVVAGAGNETTGRLIGWLAKVLAEHPDQRREVEQDRSLLTRAVDETLRFEPTGPHVARYTIRDFEAYGTTVPAGSAVLLLFGSANRDPLRYKDPDTFDLHRDNISHLTFGKGVHYCLGANLARLEGRVALDELLNRWPEWNVDYDSLKLAPTSTVRGWERLRIVFA
- a CDS encoding DUF5994 family protein; its protein translation is MRRQSTPIRLTLANELGNDIDGAWWPRTDRIGVELPELILALRARLGEITNIAVNWPPLQRPPDLNWQGWQHKQQHVMTVTGADALANVLIVPYSTNGTLALMMLRRAADLPIATAHRDTVPFQTAGSILYAARQQRATT
- a CDS encoding LLM class F420-dependent oxidoreductase, with amino-acid sequence MRYGVLTFITDEGIRPDELGPALEQRGFDSLFLAEHTHIPVNHDSPFPSGGPIPRKYYRPLDPFVALTAAAVTTETLLLGTGIALVPERDPIVTAKEVASLDLLSGGRFIFGVGVGWLREEVANHGVDPAVRGRVSDERLRAMIEIWTREEAEFHGKYVDFDPIYSWPKPVSKPHPPIYVGGGPASFKRIAALNAGWIAITPTPELLAGPLEELRAIAGPDVPVTVCQWGDATAQTLEGYGPLGVERVLLGLETAPRKESLRSLDELAGIAGLA
- a CDS encoding TetR family transcriptional regulator; this encodes MTEQSDPILDVVVDILETEGYDAVQLREVAKRARTSLTTIYKRFPTRDALILAALQRWMDENRYAGLASQTPEPDESIYDGLMRVFRTIFEPWERHPDMLRAYFRARSAPGGQRLVSRGLDAVIPAAMAVLAGAEPDLVEELPPIVSNLAYGLVARFAAGEIPITEILPTLDRALFRLTANAARG